The segment ATCCCAAAGCCCCCAACCCAACCCCTCCGGCCCCTGGCAAAGTGATCTACCAGGATGAACAGAAAAAATACACCGAGGCGGCAACTGCGTTTGAACAGGCGGCGGCCTATTCAGCTCAGCGCGAACTCAGTCGGTATTATATTGGGCTGTGCCGGTTGAAACTGGATGCCCCCAAAGGACAACAGGAACTGCGAGCGCTGTGCACTGGTGACGGACAAATCAACCAGATGGCCCGCATTGCCCTGGCTGATTCGCTCGCTTCCAACGGTCAGACTGACGAAGCGATCAAGCTGTACCTGGAATTGCAGGGAATTTGGGAGAAAAATCACGGGGTTGGGGTGATTTTGCCACCAGAAGCAATCCAGTTCTCGATTGCCAAGTTGTATGAAGCGCAAGGTAAAACAACTGAAGCGGTCCAGGCATATACCAAGGTCATCACGACCAATCGGTCCTCGCGACTGGCAATGGAATCTTATGGACGGTTATCAGCTCTGGATCCGGAATCAGCTCGAAAAATGACCCCGCCGAAGCTGAATGAAGAAGCCATTTAAGGGAGTCGGATGGAAATATCATACCACCAGGGTTC is part of the Acidobacteriota bacterium genome and harbors:
- a CDS encoding tetratricopeptide repeat protein; this translates as MVSHSKKLSKQELKREPAFNIWLRGIQHQIEDVGGNVFKLGLGLLIAGVIIGGGYAFYSSNRAKGEAAFAKAFKIYQAEVQDPKAPNPTPPAPGKVIYQDEQKKYTEAATAFEQAAAYSAQRELSRYYIGLCRLKLDAPKGQQELRALCTGDGQINQMARIALADSLASNGQTDEAIKLYLELQGIWEKNHGVGVILPPEAIQFSIAKLYEAQGKTTEAVQAYTKVITTNRSSRLAMESYGRLSALDPESARKMTPPKLNEEAI